A genomic segment from Desulfovibrio sp. encodes:
- a CDS encoding MBL fold metallo-hydrolase has translation MNIKQIRSAMVRIDYAGKTFLTDPWLGEKGSMGPFTDPSFRYCNPEQAKIAMPMCDLPMSVEEILRGVDAYIVTHVHPDHIDMAADGTVGAPMDKNIPVFVQSEDDGEILKRSGFTSVSVLSENSFFHDIKLIKTPGLHGTKIPCGPSCGVIFEHQNEKKLYVAGDTIWYSGVADTLTKFNPDVIILNACAAEFIDQGRLIMDDNDVNEVYIACPESNIIISHMDNVAHASITRESMRERLTERGIWNKVFMPNDGEDYSF, from the coding sequence ATGAATATTAAGCAAATTCGAAGTGCTATGGTTCGCATTGATTACGCAGGAAAAACTTTTTTGACTGACCCCTGGTTGGGGGAAAAAGGCAGCATGGGGCCCTTTACTGACCCATCATTTCGCTATTGCAATCCAGAGCAAGCCAAGATTGCCATGCCCATGTGCGACTTGCCAATGTCCGTTGAAGAAATCTTGAGAGGCGTCGATGCCTACATCGTAACCCATGTTCACCCGGACCATATTGACATGGCCGCCGATGGCACAGTTGGTGCTCCTATGGATAAAAATATTCCGGTTTTTGTTCAGAGTGAAGATGATGGCGAGATTCTGAAGCGGTCAGGTTTCACATCAGTAAGCGTACTGTCAGAAAATTCCTTTTTCCATGACATTAAACTTATTAAGACCCCTGGCCTGCACGGAACAAAAATTCCTTGCGGGCCATCCTGCGGTGTAATCTTTGAGCACCAGAATGAAAAAAAACTATACGTGGCTGGTGACACTATCTGGTATTCGGGAGTGGCCGATACTCTAACGAAATTCAATCCCGATGTTATCATCCTTAATGCCTGCGCAGCAGAATTTATTGACCAAGGGCGGCTAATTATGGACGATAATGATGTCAATGAAGTTTATATCGCTTGCCCTGAGTCCAATATCATTATCAGCCATATGGATAATGTGGCGCATGCTTCGATCACCAGGGAAAGCATGCGTGAACGTCTGACAGAGCGCGGCATATGGAACAAAGTCTTCATGCCTAATGACGGAGAAGACTACAGCTTCTGA
- a CDS encoding Lrp/AsnC family transcriptional regulator has protein sequence MKNKIDEIDERIIYCLRKNGRITMKELGDMVHLSGQAAKNRVEKLEDIGVLQKYTINIDCPVFGFKIHALIRLQMEKSNLSNYEKKLKNDRYRMIHCYQVTGEQCYVFDMAFLEIEDLHGFLKDIEEVGRCEVNLVLKNMQDFED, from the coding sequence ATGAAAAATAAAATAGATGAAATAGATGAACGTATCATATATTGTTTAAGAAAGAATGGGCGTATCACCATGAAAGAACTAGGTGATATGGTACATCTTTCTGGCCAAGCTGCAAAAAATAGGGTCGAGAAGCTTGAAGATATTGGTGTGCTTCAAAAATATACTATAAACATAGATTGTCCAGTTTTTGGTTTCAAAATTCATGCACTCATACGTTTGCAGATGGAAAAGTCAAACCTTAGCAATTATGAAAAAAAATTAAAGAATGACAGGTACCGCATGATACATTGCTACCAAGTTACGGGAGAACAATGTTATGTTTTTGATATGGCATTCCTTGAGATTGAAGATCTACATGGTTTTCTCAAGGATATTGAAGAAGTTGGTCGTTGTGAGGTAAATCTTGTTTTAAAGAACATGCAAGATTTTGAAGACTAA
- a CDS encoding heavy metal translocating P-type ATPase yields the protein MNMDCPMEEALIRKKLGGVPGITNLDFNLMQRVLTVDHELPSTEPIIAALKAIDMTPEVISANQGTVAMFSVNGMDCPVEENLIRAKLNGMPGVLGLEFNLMQCTLKVRHEPSALPSISEALISLNMDAKLMDMEAGESNVIPEPKIPWGKLAIAGVAAGLSEAFELISEWGTKPFGVDIRTWQINGFDVLEWLPLLFAVLAIAFAGLSTYRKGWLAISNFNLNINALMSVAVTGAVIIGQYPEAAMVMVLFNLSEAIEAKALDRARNAIKDLLALAPEKATVLRPDGAWVEMDIRQVAVGRRVRVKPGEKVGLDGTIVQGQSAINQAPITGESMPVEKTIGDTVYAGTINESGSFEFEVTAAATNSTLSRIIHAVEEAQGARAPMQRFVDQFAKYYTPAVFLTAILAAVIPPLFMGAEVYPSIYTALVILVIGCPCALVISTPVSIVSGMAAATRYGILIKGGTFLEQGRLLTWLALDKTGTITHGKPCQTDFVEIGNMGDYRTTALAASIAARSDHPVSRAIAEKAVENKIELLGVDDFAAIPGQGVCGVIGGQKWYLGNHRMVEELKKCSTTLEKRIFTLEKMGKTVVALVGEKGVQGLFAVADTLKDSSIEAIRELKKLGVKTMMLTGDNEHTALAIAEQVGVDSFKGNLLPEDKLRVIEELEMAGGKVGMVGDGINDAPALAKANIGFAMAGGGTDTAIETADVALMDDDLRKIPRFIGLSKSTYAILVQNIVFALGVKALFFALTFMGLATMWMAVFADVGAALVVVANGLRAMRK from the coding sequence ATGAATATGGACTGCCCCATGGAAGAAGCTCTTATTCGCAAAAAGCTGGGAGGAGTTCCGGGCATCACCAACCTTGATTTCAACCTGATGCAGCGTGTTCTGACCGTTGACCATGAATTGCCGTCCACGGAACCCATTATCGCGGCCTTGAAAGCTATCGACATGACGCCCGAAGTAATTAGCGCGAACCAAGGTACGGTAGCCATGTTCTCGGTCAACGGCATGGATTGCCCGGTTGAGGAAAATCTGATCAGGGCCAAGTTGAACGGAATGCCCGGCGTGTTGGGACTTGAATTCAACCTGATGCAGTGCACGTTGAAGGTGCGGCACGAGCCGTCGGCTCTCCCTTCCATTTCCGAAGCTCTTATATCTCTGAACATGGATGCCAAGCTCATGGATATGGAAGCGGGAGAAAGCAACGTTATTCCCGAACCAAAGATTCCCTGGGGCAAGCTGGCAATCGCCGGTGTTGCAGCCGGGCTTTCTGAAGCCTTTGAGCTGATAAGCGAATGGGGGACAAAGCCATTTGGGGTTGATATCAGAACATGGCAGATAAACGGCTTTGACGTATTGGAATGGTTACCTTTGCTCTTTGCCGTGCTTGCCATCGCTTTCGCAGGTCTTTCCACATACAGAAAGGGTTGGCTAGCTATCTCCAATTTCAACCTGAACATTAATGCTCTCATGTCCGTGGCCGTAACCGGCGCGGTCATCATTGGGCAATACCCCGAAGCCGCAATGGTCATGGTACTGTTCAACTTGTCGGAGGCAATTGAAGCCAAGGCACTGGACAGGGCCAGAAACGCCATCAAGGACTTGCTGGCTCTCGCGCCGGAAAAGGCCACTGTTTTACGGCCTGACGGCGCATGGGTGGAAATGGATATTCGTCAGGTGGCCGTTGGCAGACGTGTGCGTGTAAAGCCCGGCGAAAAGGTCGGCCTTGATGGAACCATCGTGCAGGGCCAATCCGCCATCAATCAGGCACCCATTACCGGTGAAAGTATGCCGGTTGAAAAAACTATCGGTGATACCGTTTATGCGGGCACCATTAACGAATCAGGCTCGTTCGAATTTGAAGTAACGGCAGCGGCCACGAATTCCACACTCTCCCGAATTATTCACGCCGTTGAAGAAGCGCAGGGAGCGCGTGCGCCAATGCAACGCTTTGTTGACCAGTTCGCAAAGTATTACACCCCCGCAGTGTTCCTGACCGCCATCCTCGCGGCTGTTATCCCCCCACTGTTCATGGGGGCCGAGGTTTACCCCTCTATTTACACTGCGCTGGTTATCCTCGTCATCGGTTGCCCCTGCGCTCTGGTTATTTCCACGCCGGTCAGCATCGTTTCCGGCATGGCCGCGGCCACACGCTACGGCATTCTGATCAAGGGCGGCACTTTTCTGGAACAGGGGCGACTTCTCACATGGCTGGCGCTGGATAAAACCGGCACCATCACCCACGGCAAACCGTGCCAGACGGATTTCGTGGAAATCGGCAACATGGGCGACTACAGAACAACTGCTCTTGCCGCCAGTATTGCCGCCCGTTCCGACCACCCTGTATCCAGAGCCATCGCGGAAAAAGCCGTTGAGAACAAGATTGAGCTGTTGGGTGTGGACGATTTTGCAGCAATTCCGGGCCAGGGCGTCTGCGGCGTAATCGGAGGGCAGAAGTGGTATCTCGGCAATCATCGCATGGTGGAAGAGTTGAAGAAATGCTCAACCACGCTGGAAAAACGTATTTTCACACTGGAAAAAATGGGGAAAACCGTCGTCGCTCTTGTCGGAGAAAAAGGCGTGCAGGGCCTGTTCGCCGTGGCCGATACATTGAAAGACTCCAGTATTGAAGCTATCCGCGAACTCAAGAAGCTCGGCGTCAAGACCATGATGCTGACCGGCGACAACGAGCACACGGCACTGGCTATTGCCGAGCAAGTGGGGGTGGATTCCTTTAAGGGTAATCTATTGCCCGAAGACAAGCTCCGTGTCATTGAAGAGCTTGAAATGGCTGGTGGCAAGGTCGGTATGGTGGGTGACGGGATCAATGACGCCCCGGCTCTGGCCAAGGCCAATATTGGCTTCGCCATGGCGGGCGGCGGCACGGACACGGCCATAGAAACCGCCGATGTTGCCCTGATGGACGATGACCTGCGCAAGATACCGCGCTTCATCGGCCTGTCTAAATCCACATACGCCATTCTTGTGCAGAACATTGTCTTTGCCCTTGGTGTGAAGGCGTTGTTCTTCGCTCTGACCTTCATGGGGCTTGCGACCATGTGGATGGCTGTCTTCGCGGATGTAGGTGCGGCCCTGGTGGTTGTCGCCAACGGGCTGCGGGCAATGCGCAAATAA
- a CDS encoding Cd(II)/Pb(II)-responsive transcriptional regulator, translating into MKVKIGELAKMVSCKVVTIRFYEKEGLLKEPDRTGANYRLYGDKEIERLRFIRHCRRHGMTLSEIRELLAFKDNPKANCDWVGTLVQKHIVNVEEQIESLTELKTQLEHLQHKCSGGKHGGCGIIESLSDSNGCPFCEDFRCRSEQREKQKKLQELALKNSTSCAR; encoded by the coding sequence ATGAAAGTGAAAATCGGTGAGCTCGCCAAAATGGTCAGCTGCAAGGTCGTCACGATACGATTTTATGAAAAGGAAGGGCTTTTGAAAGAGCCGGATCGCACCGGAGCCAATTATAGGCTTTATGGCGACAAGGAGATTGAGCGGTTACGCTTCATCAGGCATTGTCGCCGTCATGGCATGACACTCTCGGAAATCCGTGAGCTTTTGGCGTTCAAAGATAACCCGAAAGCAAATTGCGACTGGGTGGGTACTCTTGTCCAAAAACACATCGTCAACGTGGAAGAACAGATAGAATCACTGACTGAATTGAAAACCCAGTTAGAGCATTTGCAGCACAAATGTTCTGGAGGAAAACACGGGGGATGTGGCATTATAGAAAGCCTGAGCGACAGCAACGGCTGCCCTTTTTGCGAAGATTTTCGTTGCCGCAGTGAGCAGCGCGAAAAACAAAAGAAGTTACAAGAACTAGCACTCAAAAATAGCACTTCTTGTGCCAGGTAA
- a CDS encoding TonB family protein, whose protein sequence is MSFFQRAATLVFSLLLHGFIAIAGFFFASTEILPEEKAYRVSLAEFAPAQTSIAPGQEKKTTSASAEPQPKMPIRPVEPEVAPTPPKPAPVVPAKPVTPSRPKPKPQNRTIKQTQDTENRTEQASAQKSQTATMSQNSTETGGGTAQGTARTMGDLSVYAEDVVDQRPSISRRVMPEYPNKARRMNMQGQVVVQLVVDVSGKPQQCTIYSSSPTGVFDEAALAAARRTRFLPGKVRGQPVNTIVLIPYKFSLR, encoded by the coding sequence ATGAGCTTTTTCCAACGTGCCGCGACCTTAGTATTTTCCCTACTTCTACATGGCTTCATAGCCATAGCCGGATTCTTTTTCGCAAGCACCGAAATCTTGCCGGAAGAGAAAGCCTATCGCGTTTCACTCGCTGAGTTTGCTCCGGCTCAAACCTCTATTGCTCCGGGACAGGAAAAAAAGACAACTTCAGCATCTGCGGAACCTCAACCTAAAATGCCGATTAGGCCAGTGGAGCCGGAAGTCGCCCCGACTCCGCCCAAACCGGCACCGGTAGTTCCTGCGAAACCAGTGACTCCCTCGCGCCCCAAGCCTAAGCCCCAAAATCGTACCATAAAGCAGACGCAGGACACAGAGAACCGAACAGAACAAGCTTCCGCCCAGAAGTCACAAACAGCCACGATGTCACAAAATTCGACAGAAACTGGCGGCGGTACGGCGCAGGGAACAGCGCGTACCATGGGTGACCTGAGCGTATACGCTGAAGACGTCGTGGATCAACGTCCGTCCATTTCTCGCAGAGTGATGCCCGAATACCCGAACAAGGCCCGACGGATGAACATGCAGGGACAGGTGGTGGTTCAACTTGTCGTGGATGTTTCCGGCAAGCCACAACAATGTACCATTTACTCTTCTAGCCCCACAGGCGTCTTTGATGAAGCGGCACTGGCTGCGGCCCGGCGAACACGGTTCCTTCCAGGAAAGGTCAGAGGTCAACCGGTTAATACAATTGTTCTGATTCCTTATAAATTTTCTCTACGATGA
- a CDS encoding ExbD/TolR family protein: MSSSDDDFVADINVTPFVDVMLVLLIIFMVTAPMMTEGLDVDLPQVQAAEVLPTEDDHMILSIKSDGALFLDEYPTTTADLDSLLRRTVLALNKQLFLRADKAVPYGVVMEVMGCIRAVGITNLGMVAESGGGLASGDAEKVQPDINL; this comes from the coding sequence ATGTCTTCATCTGATGACGATTTTGTGGCCGATATCAACGTGACTCCTTTTGTGGATGTGATGCTGGTACTGCTAATCATTTTTATGGTTACGGCTCCCATGATGACTGAAGGTCTAGATGTGGATCTGCCGCAAGTACAAGCTGCGGAGGTACTGCCCACGGAAGATGATCACATGATTTTGAGTATCAAAAGCGACGGAGCGCTGTTCTTGGATGAATATCCCACGACCACGGCCGACTTGGATTCTCTGCTGAGGCGTACCGTACTTGCTCTGAACAAACAGCTTTTCCTGCGTGCTGACAAGGCAGTTCCGTACGGTGTGGTGATGGAAGTCATGGGCTGCATCCGGGCAGTCGGCATAACTAACTTGGGCATGGTGGCGGAATCTGGGGGTGGGCTGGCATCCGGAGATGCCGAGAAGGTGCAGCCCGACATAAACCTGTAA
- a CDS encoding MotA/TolQ/ExbB proton channel family protein yields the protein MDSMLQAVLQASIISKCVLVLLLFMSVASWAYMAAKWLTLRAARRRTRQGLCAFDDAGALAFALPLLESDKRSPLYGITCRAVREFNRITRTGDAERLLNDNVRRALHFGIAEEMAHLKSSLALLATAANTAPFIGLFGTVWGIMHSFHAIASLKSVSLATVAPGIAEALIATAVGLFVAIPAVCGYNIFRARLTNIEGVCINYAGQLLNRMQHEVNAYQDGISFAGEK from the coding sequence ATGGATTCCATGCTTCAGGCCGTGTTGCAGGCCAGTATTATTTCTAAGTGCGTATTAGTATTGCTTTTGTTTATGTCTGTAGCGAGCTGGGCATATATGGCCGCCAAGTGGTTGACCCTGCGTGCTGCACGACGGCGTACCAGACAGGGACTCTGCGCCTTTGACGATGCAGGTGCATTGGCTTTTGCCTTGCCTTTGTTGGAGAGCGATAAACGCTCCCCCCTGTATGGCATCACTTGCCGAGCTGTGCGAGAATTCAACCGCATCACCCGCACTGGCGATGCTGAGCGCCTGCTCAACGACAACGTCCGCCGCGCCCTACACTTCGGTATTGCCGAAGAAATGGCACACCTCAAATCTTCGTTGGCGCTTTTAGCTACTGCGGCCAACACTGCTCCCTTCATCGGCCTTTTCGGTACGGTGTGGGGCATCATGCACTCCTTCCATGCAATTGCCTCCCTGAAAAGCGTTTCCTTGGCAACAGTCGCTCCCGGCATTGCCGAAGCGCTCATTGCTACGGCGGTGGGGTTGTTCGTCGCTATCCCTGCGGTGTGTGGTTACAACATCTTCCGTGCGCGCCTTACAAACATTGAAGGCGTGTGTATCAACTACGCGGGACAGCTTTTGAACCGCATGCAGCATGAGGTTAACGCTTATCAAGACGGCATCTCATTTGCGGGGGAAAAGTAG
- a CDS encoding FAD-dependent oxidoreductase produces MKSTVIIIGGGWAGSAAALAAKQAGADRVVILERTDMLLGCGLAGGIMRNNGRQTAAEELTAMGAGGLFSITDSVATHKNVNFPGHAHAWLYSTTKIEPAVRNFLETCGIEIRFRSRVVEFLTSGSTICGVALHDLAESRLEGDVFVDATGSAGSLSNCTRYGNGCAMCVLRCPMFGPRISLTACAGLTDYVGMRRDGEVGSLSGSFELRKNSLSADIQKALNTRGLVIAPLPNTLINREKLRSKSCQQYALQEYAANVILLDTGDTAKIMTPFLSLEDMRHIAGFENAMIATGSGYANSVRFLSRAPRNNSLKVDGFHNLFCAGEKSGFFVGHTEAIATGSLAGHNAVRTLRGKHAITLPQILACGDIIHAEQEGLSSELGLVKRYTFSGGEYFDRMKVKGLYTTQMSEIANRVREADCYGIFVNRP; encoded by the coding sequence ATGAAAAGTACGGTGATTATTATCGGAGGCGGGTGGGCAGGTTCTGCGGCGGCGCTTGCTGCAAAGCAAGCTGGAGCCGACAGGGTCGTCATTCTGGAGCGTACGGACATGCTTCTTGGCTGCGGTTTGGCAGGTGGAATCATGCGAAATAATGGTCGGCAGACGGCGGCGGAAGAATTGACAGCCATGGGTGCGGGAGGACTTTTCAGCATCACCGACAGTGTCGCGACGCATAAAAATGTTAATTTCCCGGGGCATGCGCATGCTTGGCTCTATTCTACTACTAAAATCGAACCGGCGGTGCGGAATTTTCTGGAAACGTGTGGCATTGAGATACGATTCCGCTCGCGTGTTGTTGAATTTCTGACGAGCGGCTCAACCATTTGCGGCGTGGCGTTGCATGATCTGGCAGAGTCAAGGCTCGAAGGTGACGTATTTGTAGACGCTACAGGCTCGGCGGGTTCGTTGAGCAATTGCACACGATACGGAAACGGTTGCGCTATGTGCGTTCTGCGTTGTCCAATGTTTGGACCTAGGATTAGCCTGACGGCTTGCGCTGGGTTGACTGATTACGTGGGTATGAGACGCGACGGCGAAGTAGGCTCTCTTTCCGGTTCTTTTGAACTCCGTAAGAACTCTCTGTCTGCGGACATCCAAAAGGCATTGAATACGCGAGGGCTTGTCATTGCTCCGTTGCCCAACACCTTGATCAACCGGGAGAAGCTGCGGAGCAAATCCTGCCAGCAATACGCTCTGCAAGAATATGCAGCTAACGTGATCCTCTTGGATACCGGAGACACGGCTAAAATTATGACGCCGTTTTTGTCTCTGGAAGATATGCGACACATTGCCGGATTTGAAAACGCCATGATCGCCACGGGGAGCGGATATGCAAATTCGGTACGCTTTTTGTCTAGAGCCCCTCGGAATAACTCTCTAAAAGTGGACGGCTTTCATAATCTTTTCTGCGCCGGTGAAAAATCTGGATTTTTTGTGGGGCACACCGAAGCTATAGCGACAGGCTCTCTTGCCGGACATAACGCAGTGCGGACGTTGCGGGGAAAACACGCAATCACGCTACCGCAAATTCTTGCTTGTGGGGACATTATTCATGCCGAACAGGAAGGCCTTTCTTCTGAGTTGGGCCTCGTAAAACGCTATACATTTTCTGGAGGAGAGTATTTCGACAGAATGAAAGTAAAAGGTCTTTACACAACACAGATGAGTGAGATTGCTAATCGCGTTCGTGAGGCGGACTGTTACGGAATATTTGTAAACAGACCTTAA
- a CDS encoding DUF6064 family protein, with protein MKNMEPFWMTLQSFRDDTFIVQMLIIVAYLGILFLIAKREGARTDAIVKVILSSIFIFNGIACFLMYFSELPMAKFFAGPLYLAIGYLFLIDIMARRIHFTFNVSPLRRFLAFIFVILAFLFPVFGMLSGHGMIALPGVPCPLAIFTLALLSAAMPRVDNIIVFMLLAWVLVNIPKIFGHVGCYEEIILILAGAYVLGLNRIMPEKNIGDEHAST; from the coding sequence ATGAAAAACATGGAACCGTTCTGGATGACGCTTCAGAGTTTTAGAGATGACACATTTATCGTGCAGATGCTGATCATCGTTGCGTACTTGGGCATATTGTTTCTGATTGCCAAGCGAGAGGGAGCCAGAACTGATGCTATCGTCAAGGTCATATTAAGTAGTATATTTATTTTTAACGGTATCGCCTGCTTTTTGATGTACTTCAGTGAACTACCCATGGCGAAGTTTTTTGCTGGCCCTCTGTATCTAGCTATTGGTTATCTATTTCTTATAGATATTATGGCTAGAAGAATTCATTTTACCTTCAATGTTTCTCCATTGAGACGATTCTTAGCATTCATCTTTGTCATTCTTGCTTTTTTATTTCCAGTATTCGGTATGCTCAGTGGGCATGGCATGATTGCACTACCTGGAGTGCCGTGCCCATTAGCAATCTTTACACTGGCTCTTCTCAGTGCGGCAATGCCACGTGTGGATAATATCATTGTTTTTATGTTGCTTGCCTGGGTTCTGGTCAATATTCCTAAGATTTTTGGACATGTTGGATGCTACGAAGAAATAATCCTCATTCTGGCTGGTGCGTACGTGCTTGGCCTGAACAGAATCATGCCAGAGAAAAACATCGGAGACGAACATGCTTCGACATGA
- a CDS encoding ABC transporter ATP-binding protein, protein MTSLVLFSQVGFAYARHDVLRDLSLQLDPGEVIVLQGCSGVGKSTLLRLAAGILRPTGGYVHIGAQRIGVVFQEPRLLPWRTALQNVMLPLLSLGMDPAQAGQKATNMLEHMGLAHFLEAVPEELSGGMKQRVSLARALAVDPELLLLDEPFVGFDPALRAEMKRYLADFLFRSRAGMMQIAHDPEDIFIKTARIMTLDQHGVECRQKGHKYEKHGTVLDDASEF, encoded by the coding sequence ATGACTTCTCTGGTGCTTTTTTCTCAGGTGGGTTTTGCCTACGCAAGACATGATGTTTTGCGTGACCTTTCCCTACAGCTGGATCCTGGAGAAGTAATAGTTTTGCAAGGTTGCAGCGGAGTAGGCAAGTCAACTTTATTGCGTCTGGCGGCGGGCATTTTGCGTCCCACAGGTGGATATGTCCACATCGGAGCGCAACGCATTGGTGTTGTCTTTCAGGAACCCCGTCTGCTGCCGTGGAGAACCGCACTCCAGAACGTCATGCTACCTTTACTCAGCTTGGGGATGGATCCCGCCCAAGCCGGACAAAAGGCGACGAATATGCTGGAACATATGGGGTTAGCCCATTTTCTGGAGGCGGTGCCCGAGGAACTCTCCGGCGGCATGAAACAGCGCGTTTCACTGGCGCGAGCGCTAGCTGTGGATCCGGAACTATTGCTTCTCGATGAACCGTTTGTCGGTTTTGATCCCGCTCTACGCGCCGAAATGAAACGATATTTGGCTGATTTCCTTTTCCGATCTAGAGCTGGAATGATGCAGATTGCACATGATCCTGAAGATATATTCATAAAAACGGCACGCATTATGACGTTGGATCAACATGGTGTCGAATGCCGTCAAAAAGGACACAAATATGAAAAACATGGAACCGTTCTGGATGACGCTTCAGAGTTTTAG
- a CDS encoding ABC transporter permease subunit, whose protein sequence is MRATDMFWGLLGCGVLIGAWEVAARGCQGFVMPSPAATLIALCDILSQSDFWRDDFRISFERFVCGIALGGGAGICLGLAAGFYKQLRLALTPARWMLSSVPGVVVVMLGMLWFGIDSEMVIFVVALTVVPTVYVGVVEGIRSVDSGLQEMIAVYRITRLQRFWHVYLPAITAPLLSSSIIALGGGMRVTILAETIGATCGLGHALAIARTNLDTAALYALALVSMLLVGVLEAALLLLTRHNTSQRKAR, encoded by the coding sequence ATGCGCGCCACTGATATGTTCTGGGGGCTTTTGGGCTGCGGTGTTCTTATAGGAGCATGGGAGGTTGCGGCGCGGGGCTGTCAGGGATTTGTTATGCCATCGCCAGCGGCGACGCTTATCGCCCTGTGCGACATCCTTTCGCAGTCAGACTTCTGGCGCGATGACTTCCGCATCAGTTTTGAGCGTTTTGTGTGCGGTATCGCTTTAGGTGGAGGTGCGGGGATCTGCTTAGGGCTGGCAGCTGGGTTTTACAAACAGCTGCGTTTGGCGCTTACCCCCGCCCGCTGGATGCTTTCCAGCGTGCCTGGCGTAGTTGTGGTCATGCTCGGCATGCTTTGGTTCGGTATTGACTCTGAAATGGTGATTTTCGTTGTGGCCCTAACGGTAGTGCCAACGGTGTACGTAGGTGTTGTGGAAGGTATCCGATCCGTGGATTCCGGGCTGCAAGAAATGATCGCCGTTTACCGCATTACCCGCTTACAACGCTTCTGGCATGTGTATCTTCCAGCTATCACAGCACCCTTACTCTCAAGTTCCATTATCGCCCTCGGGGGAGGGATGCGTGTAACCATTCTGGCGGAAACTATAGGTGCCACCTGTGGGCTAGGCCATGCTTTAGCTATCGCCAGAACCAATCTGGATACTGCGGCGCTTTACGCTTTGGCGCTGGTCAGCATGCTTCTGGTGGGTGTTCTTGAGGCGGCTCTGCTGTTGTTGACCAGACACAACACATCTCAGAGGAAGGCAAGATGA
- a CDS encoding class I SAM-dependent methyltransferase: protein MHDEKKIASGHSASPDVSILTDWMLGSVRTALLDLALELELPDILHKTGTLEGIAAHLGNPHAGNLAHVLDAMAALGLTSKKNGVYANSALAEMYLRKETNTYLGHLMRRLQAMQHRNLSKMKELLYSGPQPVKEDDRIDGKDLWKKSSRDMIAYQQGEVSRRLADMAVSLPEFRHFRHILDLGCGPGIICLSIMGRNAALRGAFCDLPPVLELTRKEVEAAGMEERAEFYPGDYNLIDFGCGYDCIWAGQSLYFVKDLPAFMKKLLDALNPGGVFVSLHEGLNRERTAPEKVVISRLSLALEGQDVSFEEGRIARLALEAGFASLERRTINMLFGENEVAILRKSGILTEGTV, encoded by the coding sequence ATGCACGATGAAAAAAAAATTGCATCCGGACATTCTGCGTCACCGGATGTTTCAATCCTCACAGACTGGATGCTCGGCTCAGTGCGCACAGCGTTGCTTGATCTGGCCCTTGAGTTGGAATTACCCGATATTCTGCACAAGACGGGTACGCTGGAAGGTATAGCGGCACACCTCGGTAATCCGCATGCTGGAAATCTCGCCCATGTCCTTGATGCTATGGCAGCTCTCGGCCTTACCTCAAAAAAGAATGGGGTCTACGCCAATTCTGCACTTGCCGAAATGTATCTTCGCAAAGAAACCAATACCTACCTAGGTCACCTGATGCGTAGGCTCCAGGCCATGCAGCACCGGAATCTCAGCAAGATGAAGGAACTACTCTATTCTGGGCCGCAGCCGGTAAAAGAAGATGATCGTATTGACGGAAAAGATCTGTGGAAAAAATCTAGTCGTGACATGATTGCTTACCAACAGGGCGAGGTATCTCGCAGACTGGCGGACATGGCGGTGTCGCTGCCGGAATTTCGGCATTTCCGCCATATTCTCGATCTTGGATGCGGACCAGGTATTATTTGTTTATCTATTATGGGCCGTAATGCGGCATTACGGGGAGCATTCTGCGATTTGCCTCCTGTACTGGAGTTGACCCGAAAGGAGGTCGAGGCTGCGGGCATGGAAGAGCGTGCGGAGTTCTATCCCGGTGATTACAATCTGATCGACTTTGGATGCGGCTATGATTGCATATGGGCCGGTCAGAGCCTGTATTTTGTGAAAGACCTCCCTGCATTCATGAAAAAGCTGCTGGACGCCCTGAACCCCGGTGGAGTCTTTGTCAGTCTGCACGAGGGACTGAACCGAGAGCGCACCGCTCCGGAGAAGGTGGTTATTTCCCGCCTCTCTCTGGCGTTGGAAGGCCAAGATGTTTCGTTTGAGGAGGGGCGCATAGCTAGGCTGGCACTTGAGGCTGGTTTCGCCTCTCTGGAACGGCGAACTATCAACATGCTTTTTGGTGAAAATGAAGTAGCAATCCTGCGTAAGTCCGGGATATTGACGGAAGGCACGGTATGA